The genomic DNA aagataaattagcataagtactaccagcgtaattttagttttaattcgattcgttttatttatcttggtttatttgtattttatacgggatagataatagttaattgacacaatttgacaataatccatgaattttacttggggaatttggaataatcagtatcacgaaacaaggaaccgtaattattgttactttttcccaagttcgtgatatataaatgtatagtgataggtacttgtatgacacataacatcaaagaaatcgacatattttatagtttttaatacttacctacctaagtaataaattaattaatttttattatgagtcattggcgtatatggggttattttcaggggggggggactaccctcacttgaagcagctccaggggtgggggGTTAGTCGCCCCcccacattttttaaatttagacttgtatgaatattttcacatcgttagaaataaaaaatctaaattttatgggtacgaaggggaggggggggggtaagGCCCCCCTTCATTTCtgatgattatataaatattttcacatattgttagaataataaatcaaaactttatacgaaggtacgtacctacctagctagacagactcacattattctcatgaatattattttcaggtaagtaatatcgtcaatttcacagaattcttttattctaaatttatactatcgtttttacatttattaaacccttaatcattattaaaatatcctaactcgatGCGTAAAactttatcccgaaataggggacatgagttcacgaacttagaaacagagcaaaattttatcacgaaacaggatccaaacaagaggtccgcagaacaattaatattaaaaaaaggttaaacaatataactataatttatgtattaagttactgtcaaaagaccaaactttagcatacaaaagctttcatactgatgtcatccttggttatttttaaataaattgttaaagtcgtaagagccttaatataccgaagtagggggcacttaccttacttacagtaaacatattattatgatgccAACAATGTGACGTGAAACCACGTTTTTTAACTCGTAATATTCATACAATgggaatttatttatattgttatAGGATTTTCTGACATAATATTTTCTTATCATGGTCATATTTTAAGGGTTGGAATGACGTGAGCTTTCATGGTACGGACCAGATTCTGACACCCAACATAGACATGTTGGGATATAGTGGAGTGGCTCTGGAGAGATACTACAGTCACTGCATATGTACACCTTCGCGATCCGCCTTCTTGACTGGAAAATATGCACATGTCACCGGTAAGTTAAtatgagtaaagtaataagctGGCCAAAAATTGTCAATaccataaaacatttttaaacgtGGGCAAATAGCATTAAGTACTTAAAATTTCTAGTATTGAGTATTAATAAcgtcttaaaattattacaagaaTGCCCCTTATAATCAACGTACATGGTCAGATCACAAAGTACACAAACCCATTTTGTAAACATTACTTGCATCTTCTAAAAATGTAGCTGGAAATTACtgttttaaaacaaattattttcaattttgtgCGTAGAGGTTTCATTTTGTGAAATTTAATTTTCTACAGGTATGCAAGGTTACCCTCTGACAAACAGCGAGGACAGAGGGCTGCccattacagaaaaaatattaccCCAGTATTTGAAAGAGTTGGGTTACGCGACGCATTTGGTTGGCAAATGGCATGTAGGCGGTTCACGAGGGGAATATTTGCCTTTAAAACGTGGATTCGACACACATTTCGGGCATATGGGTGGATTTGTAGATTACTATGAATACACGCTCGAAGAAAAGGTGAGTATGCCGGTCGTCATTTCTGTGCGCCAAAACATATGACGTAGTTACAATATGGGGGAAATTGATCGAAACatttatgtttacataatgttttttttttcagttgtcgaatgatTTAGTTTCTGGTTTAAACTTGTATAGAAATGAAACTCCAGCATGGGATGTCGAAGGGTATTTGACGGATTTGTACAATAAAGAAGCTATATCAAGTATGTTAAGTTTTTGCTACTACAAAAACTCGCTAAACTAAGAACTAAAAGgttagcttttgcccacggcttttcCCCCGTGTAATTCAGTTTGTATAATTTGGTCAATTGTTTAATATTAAACTATATGTGTTATTCGCGTTAcgattcatcaaaatccgtaagTAGTGTAGTGTAAAAAACATATATCATTCCATTCTCACAATATTTCccaatattagtaggatagcaTTATTAAAAGTCCGAACTAAAGGAATAATTCTTTCAACTGAGAATAGCCACtcgaaataaatacttaccatAAATGTGTACTACTTTCAGTAATAAAGTCTCACGACGAGTCCACCCCATTGTTCTTGATGCTGGCCCACATGGCCCCCCACGGGTCCAACGACGGCGCGCTGCTACAGGCGCCTCCGCAAGACGTCCGAGCAATGAGGCACGTAGAGTCCCCTGAGCGGAGAATATTCGCAGGTAtgtaaaactttaaataaatggCAAAAATGTACTCCTTTTGCTTAAGCTACATTTATACCACTTAGGACTTTGAATAATGCCTATTATGTGAGGTATTAATTTATAGGTACGAGATCATGCACGATTGTTAATGTTTTTTTCATTGTCTGGAAAAGGCATTGAAAATCTTTTCTAATAGTCTACACGCTCTGATGCAAGTCgtcgacatgattcttttgaaataaagtctCCGAGACCAAGCCACCGGGCTGTCGGTGGGCTCCacattagataaaaataaaactataaaaatGTTCTATTTTTGTAGCAATGGTGAAAAAACTCGATGACAGCGTTGGGGACGTTGTAGAAGCCCTCGAAGAAAAGGGTATACTGAATAACACCATAATCGTGTTTGTGTCAGATAACGGCGCTATGACATCTGGCAACTCCGTTAATTACGGAAGTAATTGGCCTTTGAGAGGACTTAAAATGTCTCCATTCGAGGGAGGAATAAGGCTTGCTGGAGTTATGTGGACACCTCTACCGAAAGCTAACCATCTTTACAGAGGATATGTCCACGTAGTGGATTGGCTTCCCACTCTACTCAATGCTGTAGGTGCAGAACTTCCAAAGAATATAGATGGCATTAGTCTTTGGgatgatattataataaataaagaatcCAGTAGAAAAGAAATGTTTGAAATCGATGATATGTTCGGTTTTTCTTCTATCATTTCTAATGATTTTAAGTTGGTAACCGGTAATGTAACGCCTGAGTACAGTGACTATCAAGGCGGTGGGAGCTTGTTACGAATAATTGGGAAACCGCCATCATATTTCGATgctattaaaaaaagtaaagcaTACAAATCTTTAGAAAAGATTGATAGATTAAAAGATACGGAATATTATAC from Ostrinia nubilalis chromosome 8, ilOstNubi1.1, whole genome shotgun sequence includes the following:
- the LOC135073886 gene encoding arylsulfatase B-like, translated to MWRQCIDKSYNSKFVQLNKIHPIRMGTFYILFIAVISAVVVHGTFDMKKQNIVFIMADDLGWNDVSFHGTDQILTPNIDMLGYSGVALERYYSHCICTPSRSAFLTGKYAHVTGMQGYPLTNSEDRGLPITEKILPQYLKELGYATHLVGKWHVGGSRGEYLPLKRGFDTHFGHMGGFVDYYEYTLEEKLSNDLVSGLNLYRNETPAWDVEGYLTDLYNKEAISIIKSHDESTPLFLMLAHMAPHGSNDGALLQAPPQDVRAMRHVESPERRIFAAMVKKLDDSVGDVVEALEEKGILNNTIIVFVSDNGAMTSGNSVNYGSNWPLRGLKMSPFEGGIRLAGVMWTPLPKANHLYRGYVHVVDWLPTLLNAVGAELPKNIDGISLWDDIIINKESSRKEMFEIDDMFGFSSIISNDFKLVTGNVTPEYSDYQGGGSLLRIIGKPPSYFDAIKKSKAYKSLEKIDRLKDTEYYTNVRNTFKVNCDHIDESQLCYPKSDKLCLFNIKEDPCETKDLSALFPDLVESMLLRLTEEKKRLIPRSPLYRNPKSNPAFFNYTWTTFADHL